Below is a window of Flavobacterium sp. CFS9 DNA.
TTTGAATTCGGGAAGCCTATTAGCAAACTGCTTTCATTGCTGAATTTATAGTTGAAAGACACTACAGGTAAGAACTTAACATCGCCTAGTATAGCTGATCTGGAAATTCCAATTTTAAGACTCGTTTTAGAATTGAACTGCCGATTCATTTCCAGACTGGCCAAAAGAGAAAAATCATTTAGTCCCGGATTGCCCTGAAAATTTAAAGTGGGAACAATCGAAAAACTCATATTGAATGTATTGGTGAAATCATGTGAAATTTCAAAATTGTTTTTAATCTGATTGAAGTATTCCTGATTTTCCTGTGTTTTATAACTCCCCAGATCATAATTCACATTTAAATTGGAATACTCTAATGTGTTTTTTATTTTGTTTTTAGTGCCCGTTTTTTTGCTGTAGGATAGGCCAATACTGGTTTCAGTGAAATCAATTTTAGCGGTTGGTTCTGTTTTTAAATTCAGGTGAATGTCAATGGTCTCCTGAGCTTCCATACTGAAAAACAAAATCAAAAAAAAGGAACAAATTAGTATTCTTATTTTCATTACTTATTTATTGGTTCAAAAGTAGGAGGCTGGTTGTTTTAAAAAAAAGAAGATATATGTATGACGATTTTTGATAGACTAAATAGCCAATTTCAAAGTCGAATGAGGTATTCGATGCCGTAGGTCTACTATAGATGTTTTTTGGCTGTTTATAGTGTAAAAATGCATGACGGTATATGTTATGATGCGGCGCGAAAGAGGGCCATTTATATTTGTTCAAAAAATTAGAATATGCACAAGTATATAGGAATGTTATTTTTGGCGATGACCCTGTTTTCATGCGGAACCGACTCAGATGCCGGTGAGTTTGTAGTGGGATCTGATTATCTGGCCGTGGGCAATAAAGTTATTATGATTGATACGATGACGGTAGAGATGTCAACCATAAATTTTGACTCTTTGGTTACTTCCGGTAAAAATCGAATTATGATTGGAAATTATGAAGATCCTATTTATGGGAAGGTAAAATCAAACAGTTATTTTCAATTGGCTTCCGATTCTTATTCTTTAAAAAATGACGGATCTGATACAGAATCGACCAATTATGTTTTTGATTCTATTTCGATGATTCTGAAATATGATAAATATTATTACGGAGATACCACAAAAGTTCAGACATTTAATATTCATCGCTTAACAGAGAAAGTAAAGCCTAATACAGATGATAAAAGCTTCTACAATAATTCGGTTTTAAATTATAGTGATGAGAGTCTGGGGACCATTTCGTATAAACCCAGACCAGCCGGGAAGGATTCTATTAATATTAAAATGAGCAGTACTTTTGGAGCGGCTCTTTTTCAGAAAATCAAAAAGAGAGAAATTACAGATTTTGATAGTTTCAGCGAATATTTAAAAGGACTTGTTCTGGTTCCTTCTGTTTCAAATTCAGCAAACGTCGTTGGTTTTCATGTCGCGTCGAGTAAAGTACGGCTGTATTATTCCAAATATCAGGCAAACACTGAAGAAGTTCCCTATATCATAGATTTCAAGATTTCGGATGCGCAAAAGCAGTTTAATGCAGTTTCGTTAGATAAAACTGGAACTATAATTCAAAATCTGCCAGCTTCGAATAGTAAGCTGTCGAGTACATTAACCAATCGCCAGGGATTTATTCAGTCCGGTACCGGAGTTGCCTGTAGGATTGATTTTCCGAATATCAAA
It encodes the following:
- a CDS encoding DUF6268 family outer membrane beta-barrel protein, which gives rise to MKIRILICSFFLILFFSMEAQETIDIHLNLKTEPTAKIDFTETSIGLSYSKKTGTKNKIKNTLEYSNLNVNYDLGSYKTQENQEYFNQIKNNFEISHDFTNTFNMSFSIVPTLNFQGNPGLNDFSLLASLEMNRQFNSKTSLKIGISRSAILGDVKFLPVVSFNYKFSNESSLLIGFPNSKISYSNNIRNTFNLTNSFNGNFYHLDETKQSIDNATKATLSQMTTAFEYERNVDKNWFLNFKAGYDFDRKYSLTDKDNHKVYDFNTGNGYVLGIGIKYKQ
- a CDS encoding DUF4270 family protein, whose product is MHKYIGMLFLAMTLFSCGTDSDAGEFVVGSDYLAVGNKVIMIDTMTVEMSTINFDSLVTSGKNRIMIGNYEDPIYGKVKSNSYFQLASDSYSLKNDGSDTESTNYVFDSISMILKYDKYYYGDTTKVQTFNIHRLTEKVKPNTDDKSFYNNSVLNYSDESLGTISYKPRPAGKDSINIKMSSTFGAALFQKIKKREITDFDSFSEYLKGLVLVPSVSNSANVVGFHVASSKVRLYYSKYQANTEEVPYIIDFKISDAQKQFNAVSLDKTGTIIQNLPASNSKLSSTLTNRQGFIQSGTGVACRIDFPNIKQLKRISANGAIVDAQLFLKPVNNTYSEKYPLEDSLQVYVSDNLNRISTSLVNSKRGAVYGILNKKSDEFNENVGYTIPIGYFLQKEMLKQSNSRSSLILTLPGISKTVNRIVLGDQKHVNNKLQLKIYYISY